The Pirellulales bacterium genome includes a region encoding these proteins:
- a CDS encoding HAMP domain-containing sensor histidine kinase yields the protein MEDLLAKFGKQRWAPYLCIGTALVLVVLLGLCGAYLELERARASVTSSIVGRLRSHAERTAGHLENLGAESGTGADLATARNAQWLRAHWRRVIPQPERVYGAVIDDDGHIVAHSDPTLEGGHLPTKWFDRELTAAGPGVVETSCRELTGGVRSFDIQAPISVGGEKLGTYHSGLNAAWFENEVASAEATVLRRWFLVTGAIVSVVSVAVFALLAIMRRNATLRRQLDRAELQRVTAINRLITGLAHEIRNPLNAIKLNLFSVNRRLTRSAGPQDQTATHMIEASALEVGRVEELMRELLGYVRNEPQVDELVDLVTEVRDAVTFYQPLLTEDQIHLHAELPDEAIEVRLNRQRLRQVLLNLLTNSREALGEEGQIWIRIRRQEESAEVVIEDDGPGIPTRDQDKVFEPFFSTKSAGVGLGLTLVRNYVTQFGGDVQCIRSAKRGTCIRISIPLAETATLARGVT from the coding sequence ATGGAAGACCTGTTGGCCAAGTTTGGCAAACAGAGGTGGGCTCCCTATCTCTGCATCGGTACCGCTCTGGTCTTGGTCGTACTGCTCGGCTTGTGCGGCGCCTACTTGGAGTTGGAGCGGGCACGAGCCTCGGTCACCAGTTCGATTGTCGGCCGGCTCAGGTCCCACGCGGAGCGGACCGCAGGACACCTCGAGAATCTGGGCGCCGAATCGGGTACCGGCGCCGATTTGGCAACCGCGCGGAATGCGCAATGGCTTCGCGCCCACTGGAGACGCGTGATTCCACAACCGGAGCGCGTGTACGGCGCCGTCATCGACGATGACGGGCATATCGTGGCCCACAGCGATCCAACCCTCGAAGGAGGGCATCTGCCAACGAAATGGTTTGACCGGGAACTTACCGCGGCTGGGCCGGGCGTGGTCGAAACATCGTGCCGCGAATTGACCGGCGGCGTTCGCAGTTTCGATATCCAAGCACCCATTTCGGTCGGCGGCGAGAAACTTGGCACTTACCATTCCGGACTCAATGCCGCCTGGTTCGAAAACGAAGTGGCCTCGGCCGAAGCGACCGTCCTGCGCCGCTGGTTCCTGGTAACCGGCGCCATCGTGTCCGTTGTTTCCGTGGCGGTGTTCGCGCTGCTGGCCATCATGCGCCGCAATGCGACGCTGCGCCGCCAACTCGATCGTGCCGAATTGCAGCGCGTGACAGCGATTAATCGTCTCATCACGGGCTTGGCGCACGAGATTCGCAATCCTTTGAATGCCATCAAGCTGAACCTGTTTTCGGTCAACCGCCGACTTACCCGGTCGGCGGGACCCCAGGACCAAACGGCCACCCACATGATCGAGGCGAGCGCCCTGGAAGTCGGCCGCGTCGAGGAACTGATGCGCGAGCTGCTGGGATATGTCCGCAACGAGCCACAAGTCGATGAGTTGGTGGACCTCGTTACCGAGGTCCGCGACGCGGTGACCTTCTATCAGCCTCTCTTGACGGAAGACCAGATCCATCTGCACGCGGAATTGCCCGACGAAGCAATCGAGGTACGCTTGAATCGACAGCGGCTGCGGCAAGTGCTGCTGAACCTGCTTACGAATTCACGTGAAGCGCTGGGCGAGGAGGGGCAGATCTGGATCAGAATTCGGCGCCAGGAAGAATCTGCCGAGGTGGTTATCGAAGATGACGGGCCGGGTATACCCACCCGCGATCAAGACAAAGTGTTCGAACCGTTCTTTTCGACGAAAAGTGCCGGCGTGGGCTTGGGCCTTACGCTGGTACGCAACTACGTCACCCAATTCGGTGGCGACGTGCAGTGCATTCGTAGCGCGAAACGGGGCACCTGTATTCGCATTTCCATTCCATTGGCTGAAACCGCCACATTAGCGCGAGGTGTAACGTGA
- a CDS encoding response regulator, whose translation MSDEAAILVVEDQRAERDALSRMLETEAYRVVAARNPREAMAYVHQPIDLVICDLRLGTASGVDVLRDWRRSQSRTPFIMVTAYGDVPTAVAAMKLGAEDYMTKPVDPSALLGLVNRLLRTDRREGQPASSAPGAHDDSEHESVESHEGRALEVLERRAILDTLEQFGGNRTRAADALGISVRTLQRKLKAWGMAHEV comes from the coding sequence GTGAGTGATGAAGCAGCTATTCTCGTCGTCGAAGATCAACGTGCCGAGCGCGATGCCCTGTCGCGCATGCTCGAAACCGAGGCTTATCGAGTTGTGGCGGCTCGAAACCCTCGCGAAGCCATGGCCTACGTTCACCAACCGATCGACCTGGTGATCTGTGACTTGCGCCTGGGGACGGCCAGCGGCGTCGACGTGCTGCGCGACTGGCGGCGCAGCCAGTCGCGCACGCCCTTCATCATGGTGACGGCCTATGGCGACGTGCCGACGGCCGTGGCCGCGATGAAACTCGGCGCCGAAGACTATATGACAAAGCCGGTCGACCCCAGCGCTCTGTTGGGGCTCGTGAACCGTTTGCTGCGCACCGACCGGCGCGAGGGACAACCGGCCTCGTCCGCACCGGGGGCGCATGATGATTCCGAGCATGAGTCCGTCGAATCGCACGAGGGGAGAGCGCTCGAGGTTCTGGAACGACGTGCGATTCTCGACACGCTCGAACAATTCGGTGGAAACCGCACGCGCGCCGCCGACGCGCTCGGGATCTCGGTGCGTACGCTGCAGCGCAAGCTCAAAGCCTGGGGAATGGCTCACGAAGTTTGA
- the bla gene encoding subclass B3 metallo-beta-lactamase, which produces MLLTTLVLAVAITGQGPSDWYEPFPAHKVVGNVYYVGSKDLATYLITTPEGHILINSGFERTVPLIQKSVESLGFKMTDVKILLASHAHSDHVAGHALLQKATGAKVYVMRGDHEVIASGGVGQYLYVTSRWQPCKVDRVLEDGDQVKLGGATLVAHRTPGHTRGCTTWAWQVEDGGKKHDVVVVGSPNVNPGFKLVGNESYPEIAADFARTFEVLKALPCDVFLGAHGSYYGMIERYDLLQKGQADAFVNPQGYKEFVAKKEQAFRNTLAAQTESAE; this is translated from the coding sequence ATGCTTCTAACGACATTGGTTCTGGCTGTGGCCATCACTGGCCAAGGCCCGTCGGATTGGTACGAACCGTTCCCCGCGCACAAAGTCGTCGGCAACGTCTACTACGTCGGCTCCAAGGATTTGGCCACCTATCTGATCACCACGCCCGAAGGGCATATTCTCATTAACAGCGGCTTCGAGCGCACGGTTCCCTTGATTCAAAAATCGGTCGAGTCGCTCGGCTTCAAAATGACCGACGTCAAAATCTTGCTGGCAAGTCACGCGCACTCGGACCATGTCGCCGGCCACGCACTGCTCCAGAAGGCAACGGGGGCCAAGGTGTATGTCATGCGCGGCGATCACGAGGTCATCGCGTCAGGTGGCGTTGGCCAGTACCTGTACGTGACCAGCCGCTGGCAGCCGTGCAAGGTCGACCGAGTTCTGGAGGACGGCGATCAAGTCAAGCTCGGGGGCGCAACGCTTGTCGCCCATCGGACTCCCGGTCACACACGCGGATGCACGACGTGGGCATGGCAGGTCGAAGACGGCGGCAAGAAACATGACGTCGTCGTCGTCGGCAGCCCCAACGTGAATCCTGGATTCAAGCTGGTGGGCAACGAGTCTTATCCCGAAATCGCCGCGGATTTTGCCAGGACCTTCGAGGTTCTCAAAGCCTTGCCGTGCGACGTGTTTCTCGGCGCCCACGGCAGCTACTACGGCATGATCGAGCGATACGACCTTCTCCAAAAAGGACAGGCCGACGCGTTCGTAAATCCCCAAGGCTACAAGGAGTTCGTTGCGAAGAAGGAGCAGGCCTTCCGCAATACCTTGGCCGCGCAGACGGAGAGCGCGGAATAG